Proteins found in one Apostichopus japonicus isolate 1M-3 chromosome 16, ASM3797524v1, whole genome shotgun sequence genomic segment:
- the LOC139982770 gene encoding angiopoietin-1 receptor-like, with the protein MTNKVQVIAVITFLLWQTLLSYGQNEPVKMTFLGVHPFESENSNTHYQCHLSESDNIAATAQVGSFRAVWTRDDANENVDPPASFWNDAHKHWRVTLNNNGNNDAFGVFGCEAALDGRITTSISGIFIRSDADIVPSDELVSVTVNAGDTGVSIGMKSTGSKNVADFRWSKDNVRNNDINGQDTWVISGQVEVDDAGVYECHIIGERSGAKQGLKLLIVRACPAHRWGLNACDGICDHCYNGGICDENSGKCICAPGFKRTNCELGCGGNRYGDTCEKKCSRIDDPEKCSKYLFCLAHPYGCSCNTGWKGLDCLTACDSGTYGASCLQTCHCQSGQCDRYTGVCTGSPAGCSSGWTGTNCQECLGPHFGEDCENDCHCSESYCNQVTGSCSGGCNPEWVELFSPNLCQTGLIDAAYTRKNPGVTVPVTCTAEKGPSSSDINQLNIVLSRHHENLDDNGISPEEVFGNITTRTATFMVDNVTDGQTLYCQLRKDGNRYAVYNITIDVFDLPVLQSTPKADLITDSTVTISWSAWDEENEYGDSPVIGYTPYYKLASGLNWSIQDTSTSIKTLNFTFTALTSEERYSFCVAAVREGEKGEGPKSPALNATTTCGVDQDEPMNVTAEVAGDDQENVKISWKLPTGGSSCSDGVTLFTIYYASINLEPSHVGIQEVKDPSSTSFTLTGLRVEGNYSIQMTRETTVGESSSSNTIYYFVPRLPQYQAVPAAGESSSISLTITWPVWDGDVGTPPVVEYRLLTKLSESSVWPSTFIRVNASNDQDKYAVIITSLEPDTDYDFRVVAVREGPNGDGPPGPILEMVKTNSPDTGSVGLIVGVTIGTVSLAIIALVAVYGIWKYRRSTSKPKTVERQADDSKEVTSEAPFAYENVSKDSGHANVVHYVPSKKHEECILSPTGNDDTTDGYEIPSTRKDGGAQAKQESNKWENMEDVRMYQNNADDEFSLRKPMAISRFPLFIRSSTDKEMISATFKSLEEVSPGKNAGSFSGASPENLHKNRFGDIVPLDNHRPLLKSVCLTQGGNDYINASVVNIPGLNQTLIMTQAPLPNTVEDFWRLVFDYQCQTIIMLNDSDSGNHDTIKY; encoded by the exons ATGACTAACAAAGTCCAGGTCATTGCTGTGATTACCTTTCTGCTGTGGCAAACACTCCTAAGTTATGGACAAAATG AACCAGTTAAGATGACTTTCCTTGGTGTACATCCATTTGAGTCTGAAAATAGTAACACACACTATCAGTGTCATCTTAGCGAATCCGATAATATTGCAGCGACTGCCCAAGTAGGGTCTTTCAGGGCTGTTTGGACAAGGGATGATGCTAATGAAAATGTAGATCCACCAGCTTCATTCTGGAATGATGCTCATAAGCATTGGAGggtaacattgaacaataatGGGAATAATGATGCCTTTGGGGTGTTTGGATGTGAAGCTGCGTTAGATGGAAGGATCACTACATCGATCTCAGGGATATTTATTAGATCAGATG CTGATATTGTACCCAGTGATGAGTTGGTCTCAGTAACGGTCAATGCTGGTGATACAGGTGTAAGCATTGGTATGAAGAGCACCGGATCAAAGAATGTTGCAGACTTCAGATGGTCGAAGGATAATGTAAGAAACAATGATATTAATGGACAGGATACTTGGGTAATCAGTGGACAAGTTGAGGTAGATGATGCTGGTGTCTATGAGTGTCACATCATCGGAGAGAGGAGTGGAGCAAAGCAAGGTCTAAAACTGTTGATAGTTAGAG CTTGTCCAGCTCATCGATGGGGCCTAAATGCTTGTGATGGTATATGTGATCACTGCTATAACGGAGGCATTTGTGATGAAAACAGTGGAAAATGCATTTGTGCCCCTGGATTCAAAAGAACAAATTGTGAATTGG GTTGTGGAGGTAACAGATATGGAGACACGTGTGAGAAGAAATGTTCCAGAATTGACGATCCTGAAAAATGCAGTAAATACCTCTTTTGCCTAGCCCATCCATATGGATGTAGCTGTAACACAGGATGGAAGGGGTTGGACTGTCTTACCG CATGTGATTCAGGAACCTATGGAGCCAGCTGCCTACAGACATGTCACTGTCAGTCTGGTCAGTGTGACAGGTATACAGGAGTCTGCACAGGATCACCAGCAGGCTGTAGTAGTGGATGGACAGGGACTAATTGTCAGG AATGCCTAGGGCCACACTTTGGAGAAGACTGTGAAAATGATTGTCATTGTTCAGAAAGTTACTGTAACCAAGTAACAGGAAGTTGCTCTGGAGGTTGCAATCCTGAATGGGTGGAACTATTTTCACCCAACTTATGTCAGACAG GTCTAATAGATGCCGCCTATACTCGTAAGAATCCTGGTGTAACAGTTCCTGTGACCTGTACAGCTGAAAAGGGTCCAAGTAGTTCAGAcattaatcaattaaatattgttCTGTCAAGACATCATGAGAATTTAGATGACAATGGTATTTCTCCTGAAGAGGTTTTTGGTAATATAACAACAAGGACTGCTACATTCATGGTAGATAATGTCACAGATGGACAGACACTTTACTGTCAGCTGAGGAAAGATGGCAACAGATATGCAGTATATAACATAACTATAGATGTATTTG ATCTCCCTGTACTGCAATCTACTCCAAAAGCAGATTTAATAACTGATTCAACAGTCACCATCAGCTGGTCAGCCTGGGATGAAGAAAATGAATATGGGGACTCTCCTGTGATCGGGTATACGCCTTACTACAAGCTGGCATCAGGACTGAACTGGTCTATCCAGGATACGTCTACATCTATCAAGACCCTGAATTTCACCTTTACGGCCCTCACATCAGAGGAAAGATACTCATTCTGTGTAGCAGCAGTAAGAGAAGGAGAGAAGGGAGAAGGTCCAAAGAGTCCAGCGCTGAATGCTACTACCACTTGCGGAG TTGATCAAGATGAACCAATGAATGTTACGGCAGAAGTCGCTGGAGATGATcaggaaaatgtgaaaatatcttggaag CTTCCAACTGGTGGTAGTTCATGTAGTGATGGTGTGACTTTGTTTACTATCTACTATGCATCAATTAACTTGGAACCGTCACATGTAGGCATACAAGAGGTAAAAGATCCTTCAAGCACCTCCTTCACGTTGACTGGTCTCAGAGTAGAAGGAAATTACAGCATCCAGATGACACGAGAGACGACTGTTGGGGAAAGCTCCAGTAGTAATACAATTTACTACTTTGTTCCAA gaCTTCCACAATACCAAGCGGTTCCAGCTGCTGGTGAAAGCAGCTCAATTTCGCTAACAATTACCTGGCCGGTATGGGATGGCGACGTTGGGACTCCCCCAGTGGTTGAATATAGGTTACTAACCAAGCTGTCGGAGAGCAGCGTTTGGCCGAGTACCTTTATAAGAGTAAATGCAAGCAATGATCAAGATAAGTATGCTGTGATAATTACGTCACTTGAACCAGACACAGACTATGACTTCAGGGTTGTAGCTGTGAGAGAAGGGCCAAATGGGGATGGACCCCCCGGTCCAATcttggaaatggtgaaaacaAATTCGCCTGATACGG GATCCGTTGGATTAATTGTTGGTGTTACAATTGGAACGGTCTCTCTTGCAATAATTGCTCTTGTTGCAGTTTACGG AATATGGAAATATAGGAGATCTACATCCAAACCTAAAACTGTGGAACGACAAGCAGACGACTCAAAAG AGGTTACAAGCGAAGCCCCCTTTGCCTATGAAAATGTGAGCAAAGATAGTGGGCATGCCAACGTGGTACACTATGTTCCTTCTAAGAAACACGAAGAATGCATTCTGTCACCCACAGGAAATGATGACACCACTGATGGATATGAAATTCCATCTACTCGTAAAGATGGAGGAGCTCAAGCAAAACAAGAAAGCAACAAATGGGAAAACATGGAAGATGTCCGAATGTACCAAAACAATGCTGATGATGAATTTTCTCTTAGGAAACCGATGGCAATTTCCAGGTTTCCGTTGTTCATTAGAAGTTCTACTGATAAAGAAATGATATCGGCTACCTTTAAG AGTTTGGAAGAAGTAAGTCCCGGCAAAAATGCAGGCTCATTCTCTGGGGCATCCCCTGAAAACTTGCACAAGAACAGATTTGGAGATATTGTACCAC TGGACAACCATCGACCTTTGCTGAAATCCGTGTGCCTCACTCAGGGAGGAAACGATTACATTAACGCTTCTGTCGTGAAT ATTCCTGGATTGAATCAAACTTTGATTATGACACAGGCACCTTTGCCGAATACTGTTGAAGACTTTTGGCGACTCGTGTTTGACTATCAATGTCAGACTATTATTATGTTGAATGATTCAGACTCGGGAAATCAT GATACTATAAAATATTAG